TTGGACATGGCTGTTGCCGCCGCGCCAATCATCTGATTCATGACTTCGGTGGCGGCGCTAATTTCAATCTCAGTTAAATTTATTGGATATTGTAATTCCCCTACACCGCCCATCATGATGTCGGCTATTAACGCTATATCCTCTTCGGTAATTACAAGCACATTAAACCCTTTCAAGCCTGCTTTGAAACGAACCTCAATAATCAAATAAGGTGTTGAAAAAGCCTTGAATACCTCTTCCTGGTAACAAACAATCGTCTTCGGATAACCGATGATTACTTCTTTGTTTAACAACTCGGACAAGGTGGTAGCCGACGTGCCCATGCAAATGTTACCGATTTCACCGATCGTATCCAACTCATGCATGGTTAATAATTCTAACGCTTCTTCCTGGATAGGTTTCTCGCTATATTTGTTAAACAACTCGTCGATTTCTTTCTGGGTTAACAACCTTTCACTCATGTGGCTCACCTATCCTTTATGCAACTATTCTAAATATTACCGCAAAGTTATAATAGCATTAGTTCTAACGCACGACAAGTATCTCATGTTCTTTTACCAGCGCTTCCTTAATTGACTACATATGGGTTAACCTGTTCCTTAATTCGGAAAGCTTACTGTCATTAAAGCGGTCGGTAGTGCTCAAATAGCCGGTAATCCGCCGCACCCGGCTGATGGCGGCCGAACCGCAGCGCGGGCAGGTATCCTCGTTAATTACGCTCAATAAACTGCAGTTGGTGCAAAAGTCTACCGGGAAATTTATACCGCCGTATCCCATATCGCATTCACGCATGTGCCTGATGATCGCCTCCACGGCCTCCGGGTTGTGCACCGGGGGTGAAGCCATTTCCACATAACTGATGTGACCGGCGTTGCAATACTTGTGATATGGCCCCTCGAGCTTAATTTTGTCATAAGCGCTGATTGGCTGGTCAACGGGAATATGAAATGAATTTGTATAGTATTCTTTTGTAGTTACCCCGGGAATAAGCCCGAACTCCTTACAATCCAACCCCACAAAACGCCCGGAAAGTCCCTCGGCCGGTGTAGCCAGCAAAGTGTAGTTCAAGTTATACTTCTCGCAAGCCTCGTCAATGATGGAACGCATAAAGGCAACGATCTCTTGGCCAAGAGCCTGCGCCTCCTCGTCCTCGCCATGATTACGGCCCGTCAGCGCTGTCAGCGCTTCGGCCAGGCCAATAAATCCCACGGAAAGAGTACCGTGTTTGATAGCCTCTTCGATCAGATCGTCCGGCTTTAATCCTTCTGAATCAAGGTAGAGCTTCTGTCCCATGATGAACGGCATATCTTTAACTCTCAATTTTGCCTGCACCGTATAGCGGTGGTATAGCTGCCGGATAGCCAAATCCATCACACCGGACAGTCCGCGGTAGAAATCGTCCAGGTTCCGCTCCGCTTTGATCGCCACCCGGGGCAAATTTATGGTGGTAAAAGACAAATTACCCCTGCAGTCGGTAACCTCCGGGCCGCGCCTGTTGGCCATGACTCTGGTGCGGCAGCCCATGTAGCTAACCTGGGAACCATACTGGCTGTTAAAAGAAGAATCCATGAAACTGAAAGTGGGGTTCAGCCGTTTGCTGGCAACCCTGATCGCTAACTGGAACAGGTCGTAGTTAGGATCGCCCGGGTCCAGATTAATTCCTTCTTTGACTCTGAAAATGATATTTGGGAAAATCGGGTTTTCTCCTTTGCCCAGGCCGGCCTCATAGGCCAGAAGAAGGTTTTTCACCACACGCCGGGCAGGCTCAGACGTCTCCGTCCCAATGTTCAGGCTGGAAAAAGGCACTTGCGCTCCCGCCCTGCTATGCATGCTATTTAGGTTGTATATCAAGGCTTCCATAGCCTGGTAAGTTTCAAAATCGGATGCGTCCGCCACATATGGTGCGATATCCCGGTCAAAGAAGGCGAACGACTGGCCGCCGTGCATGTCGTTCTGGGAACTCTGCAGGATTATCGTAGCTAGGGCCGTTGCCGTCCCGAGCCGTTTAGGAGGCCGGATATAACCGTGCCCGGTGTTGAATCCTTCCGTCAATAATTTATTCAATGGTATTTGCAGGCAAGTTAGTGTCTTCCCGTAAAAATCAAGATCATGTATATGAATATCCCCTC
Above is a window of Pelotomaculum isophthalicicum JI DNA encoding:
- the nrdD gene encoding anaerobic ribonucleoside-triphosphate reductase — its product is MFKTVQKRDGREVPFDETKITDAIFKAARAVGGEDRQTAMELTIEVLKLLKKQYNGKTFGVEDVQDIVEKVLIEAGHARTAKAYILYRARRTRIREAKGDLMDAVEEILEETNRENANISNSPSAKMLQIASAASRKYYLTRLLPEEMSQAHSRGDIHIHDLDFYGKTLTCLQIPLNKLLTEGFNTGHGYIRPPKRLGTATALATIILQSSQNDMHGGQSFAFFDRDIAPYVADASDFETYQAMEALIYNLNSMHSRAGAQVPFSSLNIGTETSEPARRVVKNLLLAYEAGLGKGENPIFPNIIFRVKEGINLDPGDPNYDLFQLAIRVASKRLNPTFSFMDSSFNSQYGSQVSYMGCRTRVMANRRGPEVTDCRGNLSFTTINLPRVAIKAERNLDDFYRGLSGVMDLAIRQLYHRYTVQAKLRVKDMPFIMGQKLYLDSEGLKPDDLIEEAIKHGTLSVGFIGLAEALTALTGRNHGEDEEAQALGQEIVAFMRSIIDEACEKYNLNYTLLATPAEGLSGRFVGLDCKEFGLIPGVTTKEYYTNSFHIPVDQPISAYDKIKLEGPYHKYCNAGHISYVEMASPPVHNPEAVEAIIRHMRECDMGYGGINFPVDFCTNCSLLSVINEDTCPRCGSAAISRVRRITGYLSTTDRFNDSKLSELRNRLTHM